The following are encoded in a window of Carya illinoinensis cultivar Pawnee chromosome 15, C.illinoinensisPawnee_v1, whole genome shotgun sequence genomic DNA:
- the LOC122295617 gene encoding putative receptor protein kinase ZmPK1, with product MQPHPTHSKKHFLAMVAQASNTMDSLVLFFLLSLSFSLPFSSLSLDTIHEGTSLAIEKSEDILISPDGVFSAGFYSVGDNAYCYAIWFNKPSRGKNQTVIWMANRDQPVNGRSSKLSLLKTGSLILTDAGKFIVWATNTQSLSPVHLSLYNTGNLVLQNMEGVTLWESFDFPTDTLLPQQLLTRNTRLVSSRSQTNYSSGFYKLYFDNDNLLRLLHDGLEVSSVYWPDPWLVSWEAGRSAYNNSRIAVLDTFGNFSSSDDFTFMAADYGLELHRRLRIDYDGDVRLYSWDKVGEKWVVSWQAIQRPCIIYGICGANSLCSYIVGSDRKCSCLPGFKMKNVTDWSYGCEPDFHLSCNRNESGFLLLPHVEFFGYDYGFFPNSTLDQCKNLCLQLCNCKGFQFKFSPKGGSCYPKTLLLNGYRSPNFEGDLYLRLPKHNLFSFTNYVQDFTLDCSSKGTVQLGRSYNKSRANGIVKFMLWFACGVGGFEIICIFLVWCLLSRTQQGSGANKQGYLVAITGFRRFTYAELKKATKGFKDEIGRGAGGIVYKGVLPDNRAVAIKHLNEHNNQGEGEFLAEVSIIGRINHMNLIEMWGYCVEGKHRLLVYEYMEHGSLAQNLSSQALDWEKRFDIAVGTAKGLAYLHEECLEWVLHCDVKPHNILLDSNYQPKVADFGLSKLQNRNLENSSFSRIRGTRGYMAPEWVCNLPITSKVDVYSYGIVVLEMVTGKGPTRGVHAIDSGGLAEPKTLVTLVREKRNEAATMASWLEEIIDPVLEGNYEKGKMETLVTVALQCLEEEKDARPSMSQVVEMLLSQENDSHNDHVVNL from the coding sequence ATGCAACCACATCCTACTCATtccaaaaaacattttctagcaATGGTTGCCCAGGCCTCCAATACCATGGATTCGCTAGTTTTGTTCTTTCTATTGTCTTTGTCATTTTCTCTCCCATTCTCATCTTTAAGTCTGGATACAATTCATGAAGGCACATCTCTCGCAATTGAGAAATCGGAAGACATTCTCATATCACCAGATGGCGTTTTCTCTGCTGGCTTTTATTCCGTCGGTGATAATGCCTATTGCTATGCCATATGGTTCAATAAGCCATCCCGTGGCAAGAACCAGACTGTAATTTGGATGGCAAACCGTGATCAGCCTGTTAATGGAAGGAGCTCCAAGCTCTCTCTACTCAAAACTGGTAGTCTTATCTTAACTGACGCTGGAAAATTCATTGTTTGGGCAACAAACACTCAATCACTCTCCCCAGTACACTTGTCTCTCTACAACACCGGTAATCTTGTTCTACAGAACATGGAAGGTGTTACTTTATGGGAAAGCTTTGATTTCCCAACAGACACCCTTCTTCCCCAACAACTACTCACTAGAAACACAAGGCTCGTCTCCTCCAGAAGCCAGACAAACTATTCCTCTGGCTTTTACAAGCTTTATTTTGATAACGATAACCTTCTCCGCCTTCTTCATGACGGTCTTGAGGTTTCTAGCGTCTACTGGCCTGACCCGTGGCTCGTGAGCTGGGAAGCTGGAAGGTCCGCATACAACAACAGTAGGATCGCAGTGCTTGATACCTTTGGAAACTTTAGTTCTTCTGATGATTTTACTTTCATGGCAGCAGACTATGGGCTAGAGCTTCATAGAAGACTGAGAATTGATTACGATGGTGATGTTCGATTGTACAGTTGGGACAAGGTGGGGGAGAAGTGGGTTGTGTCCTGGCAAGCCATTCAGAGACCTTGCAttatttatggtatttgtggCGCTAATAGTCTGTGCAGCTATATTGTTGGCTCTGATAGGAAATGTTCTTGCCTCCCTGGATTTAAGATGAAAAATGTCACAGattggtcttacgggtgcgaaCCCGACTTTCATCTTTCTTGCAATAGAAATGAGTCTGGCTTTCTGCTATTACCCCATGTTGAATTCTTTGGTTATGATTATGGGTTCTTCCCTAATTCTACATTGGATCAATGCAAGAATTTGTGTTTGCAACTGTGCAATTGCAAAGGGTTCCAATTCAAATTCTCCCCAAAAGGTGGTTCTTGCTACCCCAAGACGTTGTTGCTGAATGGATATCGTTCCCCGAATTTCGAGGGTGACCTCTATTTGAGACTGCCTAAACACAATCTCTTCTCCTTCACAAATTATGTACAAGATTTTACACTAGATTGCTCAAGTAAAGGTACAGTGCAACTAGGCAGATCATATAATAAAAGTCGTGCAAATGGGATAGTGAAATTCATGCTCTGGTTTGCATGTGGAGTAGGTGGATTTGAAATCATCTGTATCTTTTTGGTGTGGTGTCTATTGAGTAGAACCCAGCAAGGCTCAGGTGCAAACAAGCAAGGCTATCTTGTTGCTATCACTGGGTTTAGGAGATTTACCTATGCTGAGCTCAAGAAGGCAACAAAAGGTTTTAAAGACGAGATTGGAAGAGGTGCTGGAGGAATAGTATACAAAGGGGTATTGCCTGACAATCGAGCTGTAGCAATCAAGCATCTCAATGAACATAATAACCAAGGAGAAGGTGAATTTCTAGCAGAAGTAAGTATCATTGGGAGGATTAACCACATGAACTTAATTGAGATGTGGGGGTATTGCGTAGAGGGAAAGCACAGGCTTTTGGTGTACGAGTACATGGAACATGGTTCTTTAGCTCAAAACCTTTCATCCCAAGCACTTGACTGGGAGAAAAGGTTTGACATTGCTGTAGGCACAGCGAAAGGACTAGCTTATCTACATGAAGAGTGCTTGGAGTGGGTTTTACACTGTGATGTAAAGCCTCATAACATACTCCTAGACTCTAACTATCAACCAAAGGTGgcagattttggattgtctAAGCTACAAAATAGAAACCTCGAGAATTCAAGCTTCTCAAGAATAAGAGGAACCCGAGGGTACATGGCTCCAGAGTGGGTTTGCAATCTTCCTATCACCTCCAAAGTGGATGTTTATAGCTATGGAATTGTTGTATTGGAGATGGTGACAGGAAAGGGACCAACAAGGGGTGTCCATGCTATAGATAGTGGAGGGCTGGCAGAACCCAAAACGTTGGTTACTTTGGTGAGGGAAAAAAGGAATGAAGCGGCTACAATGGCTTCCTGGCTCGAGGAAATCATTGACCCAGTACTAGAAGGCAATTACGAAAAGGGTAAGATGGAAACTCTGGTAACAGTTGCTCTACAATGtttggaggaagagaaagaCGCAAGACCCAGCATGAGTCAAGTAGTTGAGATGCTTTTAAGCCAAGAAAATGATAGTCACAATGATCATGTTGTTAATCTGTAA